The genomic stretch TAGGATCTGTCAAAACAGATATATAAGGTATTTTGGACTCGGATAGGAGAAATAATTTTGCTGATGTTTTTGCCATCTGCATAAGAGAAAAACTACCTTCCATCATTCTTGCACCACCTGATTTAGAGATAATTATAAGAGGGGTTTTGGTTTTTAAGCAGTAATCTATTGTTCTTGATATTTTCTCTCCTACCACACTTCCCATAGATCCTCCTATAAACATAAAGTCCATGCAAGCAATGGCTACGTTATGATAATCTAGTGTTCCATAAGCACAACGAATGGCATCTTTTAGGTTAGAAGTATCCATAGTTGTTTTTATTCGTTTTTTATAGGGTTGAGTATCTGTAAATTCTAAGGGGTCAGTTGAGTAGATGTTTGTATTCAGTTCTGTAAAATCATTTTTATCAAAGAGTATTTCGAAATATTCTTTTGATCCAATCCGTATGTGAAAACCATCTTCAGGGGATACATAACAATTATTTTTTAATTCTCTTATATGAATAAGTCCGCTCGGGGTTGAACGCCACATACCATCGGGAACATCTTTTTTCTCGTCCGTAGATGTTCTTATT from Chitinophagaceae bacterium encodes the following:
- the accD gene encoding acetyl-CoA carboxylase, carboxyltransferase subunit beta, producing the protein MTEWFHKNNKGIRTSTDEKKDVPDGMWRSTPSGLIHIRELKNNCYVSPEDGFHIRIGSKEYFEILFDKNDFTELNTNIYSTDPLEFTDTQPYKKRIKTTMDTSNLKDAIRCAYGTLDYHNVAIACMDFMFIGGSMGSVVGEKISRTIDYCLKTKTPLIIISKSGGARMMEGSFSLMQMAKTSAKLFLLSESKIPYISVLTDPTTGGVTASYAMLGDFNIGEIGSVIGFAGARVIKDTIGKELPAGFQKSEFLLEHGFLDIIVDRRQLKSTISNLLKMIRN